One stretch of Manis pentadactyla isolate mManPen7 chromosome 10, mManPen7.hap1, whole genome shotgun sequence DNA includes these proteins:
- the STUB1 gene encoding E3 ubiquitin-protein ligase CHIP isoform X2 — protein sequence MKGKEEKEGGVRLGAGGGSPEKSPSAQELKEQGNRLFVGRKYPEAAACYGRAITRNPLVAVYYTNRALCYLKMQQHEQALADCRRALELDGQSVKAHFFLGQCQLEMESYDEAIANLQRAYNLAKEQRLNFGDDIPSALRMAKKKRWNSMEERRIRQENALHAHLTRLIVAERERELEECQRNHEGDEDDGHIRAQQACIEAKHDKYLADMDELFSQVDEKRKKRDIPDYLCGKISFELMREPCITPSGITYDRKDIEEHLQVRLTGSGNRAHTLERLLTLLSLQRVGHFDPVTRSPLTQEQLIPNLAMKEVIDAFISENGWVEDY from the exons ATGAAGggcaaggaggagaaggagggcgGCGTGCGGCTGGGCGCCGGCGGTGGAAGCCCCGAGAAGAGCCCGAGCGCGCAGGAGCTCAAGGAGCAGGGCAACCGGCTCTTTGTAGGCCGCAAGTACCCGGAGGCAGCGGCCTGCTACGGCCGCGCCATC ACCCGGAATCCTCTGGTGGCAGTGTATTACACCAACCGGGCATTGTGCTACCTGAAGATGCAGCAGCACGAGCAGGCCCTGGCCGACTGCCGGCGCGCCCTGGAGCTGGATGGGCAGTCTGTGAAGGCACACTTCTTCCTGGGGCAATGCCAGCTGGAGATGGAGAGCTACGATGAGGCCATCGCCAACCTGCAGCGAG CCTACAACCTAGCCAAGGAGCAGCGGCTTAACTTTGGGGACGACATCCCCAGCGCCCTGCGTATGGCCAAGAAGAAACGCTGGAACAGCATGGAGGAGCGGCGCATCCGCCAGGAGAACGCTCTGCATGCACACCTCACACGGCTCATTGTGGCTGAGCGGGAAAG GGAGCTGGAAGAATGTCAGCGGAACCATGAGGGTGATGAGGACGATGGCCACATCCGGGCCCAGCAGGCCTGCATCGAGGCCAAGCAC GATAAGTACTTGGCAGATATGGATGAGCTCTTCTCACAGGTGGATGAGAAAAGGAAG AAGCGAGACATCCCTGACTACCTGTGTGGCAAGATCAGTTTTGAGCTGATGCGGGAGCCGTGCATCACGCCCAGTGGCATTACCTACGATCGCAAGGACATTGAGGAGCACCTACAGGTGAGGCTCACAGGCAGTGGGAACAGGGCCCATACCCTCGAGCGCCTTCTGACCCTACTGTCACTGCAGCGTGTAGGCCACTTCGACCCTGTGACCCGGAGCCCCCTGACCCAGGAGCAGCTCATCCCCAACCTGGCCATGAAAGAGGTCATCGATGCGTTCATCTCCGAGAATGGCTGGGTGGAGGACTACTAA
- the STUB1 gene encoding E3 ubiquitin-protein ligase CHIP isoform X3, translating into MKGKEEKEGGVRLGAGGGSPEKSPSAQELKEQGNRLFVGRKYPEAAACYGRAITRNPLVAVYYTNRALCYLKMQQHEQALADCRRALELDGQSVKAHFFLGQCQLEMESYDEAIANLQRAYNLAKEQRLNFGDDIPSALRMAKKKRWNSMEERRIRQENALHAHLTRLIVAERESSWSAPRELEECQRNHEGDEDDGHIRAQQACIEAKHDKYLADMDELFSQVDEKRKKRDIPDYLCGKISFELMREPCITPSGITYDRKDIEEHLQRVGHFDPVTRSPLTQEQLIPNLAMKEVIDAFISENGWVEDY; encoded by the exons ATGAAGggcaaggaggagaaggagggcgGCGTGCGGCTGGGCGCCGGCGGTGGAAGCCCCGAGAAGAGCCCGAGCGCGCAGGAGCTCAAGGAGCAGGGCAACCGGCTCTTTGTAGGCCGCAAGTACCCGGAGGCAGCGGCCTGCTACGGCCGCGCCATC ACCCGGAATCCTCTGGTGGCAGTGTATTACACCAACCGGGCATTGTGCTACCTGAAGATGCAGCAGCACGAGCAGGCCCTGGCCGACTGCCGGCGCGCCCTGGAGCTGGATGGGCAGTCTGTGAAGGCACACTTCTTCCTGGGGCAATGCCAGCTGGAGATGGAGAGCTACGATGAGGCCATCGCCAACCTGCAGCGAG CCTACAACCTAGCCAAGGAGCAGCGGCTTAACTTTGGGGACGACATCCCCAGCGCCCTGCGTATGGCCAAGAAGAAACGCTGGAACAGCATGGAGGAGCGGCGCATCCGCCAGGAGAACGCTCTGCATGCACACCTCACACGGCTCATTGTGGCTGAGCGGGAAAG CTCCTGGTCGGCCCCCAGGGAGCTGGAAGAATGTCAGCGGAACCATGAGGGTGATGAGGACGATGGCCACATCCGGGCCCAGCAGGCCTGCATCGAGGCCAAGCAC GATAAGTACTTGGCAGATATGGATGAGCTCTTCTCACAGGTGGATGAGAAAAGGAAG AAGCGAGACATCCCTGACTACCTGTGTGGCAAGATCAGTTTTGAGCTGATGCGGGAGCCGTGCATCACGCCCAGTGGCATTACCTACGATCGCAAGGACATTGAGGAGCACCTACAG CGTGTAGGCCACTTCGACCCTGTGACCCGGAGCCCCCTGACCCAGGAGCAGCTCATCCCCAACCTGGCCATGAAAGAGGTCATCGATGCGTTCATCTCCGAGAATGGCTGGGTGGAGGACTACTAA
- the STUB1 gene encoding E3 ubiquitin-protein ligase CHIP isoform X1, with translation MKGKEEKEGGVRLGAGGGSPEKSPSAQELKEQGNRLFVGRKYPEAAACYGRAITRNPLVAVYYTNRALCYLKMQQHEQALADCRRALELDGQSVKAHFFLGQCQLEMESYDEAIANLQRAYNLAKEQRLNFGDDIPSALRMAKKKRWNSMEERRIRQENALHAHLTRLIVAERESSWSAPRELEECQRNHEGDEDDGHIRAQQACIEAKHDKYLADMDELFSQVDEKRKKRDIPDYLCGKISFELMREPCITPSGITYDRKDIEEHLQVRLTGSGNRAHTLERLLTLLSLQRVGHFDPVTRSPLTQEQLIPNLAMKEVIDAFISENGWVEDY, from the exons ATGAAGggcaaggaggagaaggagggcgGCGTGCGGCTGGGCGCCGGCGGTGGAAGCCCCGAGAAGAGCCCGAGCGCGCAGGAGCTCAAGGAGCAGGGCAACCGGCTCTTTGTAGGCCGCAAGTACCCGGAGGCAGCGGCCTGCTACGGCCGCGCCATC ACCCGGAATCCTCTGGTGGCAGTGTATTACACCAACCGGGCATTGTGCTACCTGAAGATGCAGCAGCACGAGCAGGCCCTGGCCGACTGCCGGCGCGCCCTGGAGCTGGATGGGCAGTCTGTGAAGGCACACTTCTTCCTGGGGCAATGCCAGCTGGAGATGGAGAGCTACGATGAGGCCATCGCCAACCTGCAGCGAG CCTACAACCTAGCCAAGGAGCAGCGGCTTAACTTTGGGGACGACATCCCCAGCGCCCTGCGTATGGCCAAGAAGAAACGCTGGAACAGCATGGAGGAGCGGCGCATCCGCCAGGAGAACGCTCTGCATGCACACCTCACACGGCTCATTGTGGCTGAGCGGGAAAG CTCCTGGTCGGCCCCCAGGGAGCTGGAAGAATGTCAGCGGAACCATGAGGGTGATGAGGACGATGGCCACATCCGGGCCCAGCAGGCCTGCATCGAGGCCAAGCAC GATAAGTACTTGGCAGATATGGATGAGCTCTTCTCACAGGTGGATGAGAAAAGGAAG AAGCGAGACATCCCTGACTACCTGTGTGGCAAGATCAGTTTTGAGCTGATGCGGGAGCCGTGCATCACGCCCAGTGGCATTACCTACGATCGCAAGGACATTGAGGAGCACCTACAGGTGAGGCTCACAGGCAGTGGGAACAGGGCCCATACCCTCGAGCGCCTTCTGACCCTACTGTCACTGCAGCGTGTAGGCCACTTCGACCCTGTGACCCGGAGCCCCCTGACCCAGGAGCAGCTCATCCCCAACCTGGCCATGAAAGAGGTCATCGATGCGTTCATCTCCGAGAATGGCTGGGTGGAGGACTACTAA
- the STUB1 gene encoding E3 ubiquitin-protein ligase CHIP isoform X4: MKGKEEKEGGVRLGAGGGSPEKSPSAQELKEQGNRLFVGRKYPEAAACYGRAITRNPLVAVYYTNRALCYLKMQQHEQALADCRRALELDGQSVKAHFFLGQCQLEMESYDEAIANLQRAYNLAKEQRLNFGDDIPSALRMAKKKRWNSMEERRIRQENALHAHLTRLIVAERERELEECQRNHEGDEDDGHIRAQQACIEAKHDKYLADMDELFSQVDEKRKKRDIPDYLCGKISFELMREPCITPSGITYDRKDIEEHLQRVGHFDPVTRSPLTQEQLIPNLAMKEVIDAFISENGWVEDY, from the exons ATGAAGggcaaggaggagaaggagggcgGCGTGCGGCTGGGCGCCGGCGGTGGAAGCCCCGAGAAGAGCCCGAGCGCGCAGGAGCTCAAGGAGCAGGGCAACCGGCTCTTTGTAGGCCGCAAGTACCCGGAGGCAGCGGCCTGCTACGGCCGCGCCATC ACCCGGAATCCTCTGGTGGCAGTGTATTACACCAACCGGGCATTGTGCTACCTGAAGATGCAGCAGCACGAGCAGGCCCTGGCCGACTGCCGGCGCGCCCTGGAGCTGGATGGGCAGTCTGTGAAGGCACACTTCTTCCTGGGGCAATGCCAGCTGGAGATGGAGAGCTACGATGAGGCCATCGCCAACCTGCAGCGAG CCTACAACCTAGCCAAGGAGCAGCGGCTTAACTTTGGGGACGACATCCCCAGCGCCCTGCGTATGGCCAAGAAGAAACGCTGGAACAGCATGGAGGAGCGGCGCATCCGCCAGGAGAACGCTCTGCATGCACACCTCACACGGCTCATTGTGGCTGAGCGGGAAAG GGAGCTGGAAGAATGTCAGCGGAACCATGAGGGTGATGAGGACGATGGCCACATCCGGGCCCAGCAGGCCTGCATCGAGGCCAAGCAC GATAAGTACTTGGCAGATATGGATGAGCTCTTCTCACAGGTGGATGAGAAAAGGAAG AAGCGAGACATCCCTGACTACCTGTGTGGCAAGATCAGTTTTGAGCTGATGCGGGAGCCGTGCATCACGCCCAGTGGCATTACCTACGATCGCAAGGACATTGAGGAGCACCTACAG CGTGTAGGCCACTTCGACCCTGTGACCCGGAGCCCCCTGACCCAGGAGCAGCTCATCCCCAACCTGGCCATGAAAGAGGTCATCGATGCGTTCATCTCCGAGAATGGCTGGGTGGAGGACTACTAA